CATAGCGCTTAAAATGGTTTGGGATGTTTATAACGCCGTCAAGATTCCCATAATAGGAATGGGCGGCATATCCAGCGCCAAAGATGTTTTGGAATTTATGCTCTGCGGGGCGCGCGCGGTGCAAGTGGGCACATATAATTTTATGGATCCTTACGCGCCCGTTACGCTCCTTGACGGCTTGACAAAACTAATGGCCGACTGTAAAATACAGGATGTAAATACAATTGTCGGCGATTTAAAAGCGAGGTAAAAACTAAAATCAATGATTTCCAGAGAAAAGGTTTTGAGTATTTTTGAGAGTTCGGGCGGGATACTGAAAGGTCATTTTTTGCTGACCAGCGGAAGACACAGCGACCAATACATGCAATGCGCAAAATTGTTTGTCAATCCCGCTCATTCCGAAAAACTTTGTTCCGAACTTGCCAAAAAATTCCGTTCGTTACATATTGATGTTGTGGCAAGCCCCGCAATCGGCGGCATAATTATGGGTTATGAGGTGGCGCGTTATCTAAAATGCAAAAATGTCTTCACGGAGCGCGTCAACGGCAAAATGGAATTAAGAAGAGGTTTTGCCATACCTAAGGAAACTAAAGTCTTAGTGACCGAGGATGTGGTCACTACGGGCGGGTCCGTCAAGGAAGTGATTGAGCTTGTAAAAGATTTGGGCGGCGAAGTCGTGGGCGTAGGCGCTATAGTGGATAGAAGCGGCGGCAAAGTTGACTTCGGGGTTAAGTTTGAGTCTTTGATAAGCTTGGATATACCTTCCTACGAGCCCGACCAATGCCCTATCTGCGAGCAAGGCATTCCGCTCATAAAGCCCGGCAGCAGAGGAAATAATTAAAAAATTGAGGTAAAGAATTATGGCCCAAAACAAAAGGTTTTGGAACGGATTATCAATGATAGCGGTGGTAGTGCTCGCCGCGCTGATTTTGCTTAATTATTTTTTGGGCGAGTTTACCAATCTTAAAAGCCTAATTGATACAATAACCAGAATCATAACGTTAATAGCGCTATTCTTTGCTATTGTATTTGCGTATGAATGGGTAGCGAGCCAAAGCGATAAAGACAGGAAGATATGGTTTGTTATTTATGTGATAAGCGTTATAATAATAGCGGTGTTTTATCTCTTGGGCTGGTTAAGATAATCAAATTTAGGAGCAAATAATGGAAAGGGTAAAAGTAAAAAGACGCAGAAGAAAAAGCAATTTTTTAACGGAATATTTTAGGAATTTCGGATTAAGACAGCTTGTCGGTTTAATTATAATCGCGTGTTCAATCGTGCTTATATTTGGTCTTGTTTTCCAGTCCCAATTGACCTTGGTCATAGCGTTTTCAATTTATGCCGCGGGCGCGTTTTTGAGCATAATGATGTCTATCATTACTATGATAAAAAACAACTCCCGTTCGCCCGAATTCAAAAGGGCAATGGTTAACCTTATAATAATGGTAGTAATTTTTGCGATAGCTTTGTTTGCCTCTATTTTTACGGGTATTAGAGGGATTTATCAGTAAAATATTCTTTTGAAATTTAAAATCCGCAATTTTCTATTCAGCGTTTTTGGCCGTATAACACATACGGCTTTTTTGATTTATATAAAAACTTTTGGTTTAAGGGAACTATTTGATATTTTTGTCGAATGACATTATCTTACAAAAACCGCCTTTACGACCAATACTTAAAAATATATAATGGTTCTGTATTAAGACCAAGTCTTTGAGGTGGCGTATGGCGCGCAAGATAGTGATTTGTTCGGGCAAAGGCGGCGTGGGAAAGACCGCGGTCTGCGCTAATTTGGGAATGTCGCTAGCCAAAATGGGACTTAGGACTGTGCTGATTGATACGGATATAGGTCTTAACAATCTTGATGTGGCTATGGGCATTGAAAACAAGATTGTCTATGATATTATTGATGTCATTGAAAATAGATGCAGGGTCAAACAAGCGCTAATACCCGATACCATGTATGACAACTTATGCACGCTGGCCTCTCACGGCCAAGCCGCCAAAAAAGTGACAGGCGCCAATATAAAATACATCGTCAATTGTCTTGCCGAGAGCTTTGACTATATCTTGCTGGATTGTCCGGCGGGCATTGAGGTAGGTTTTCATAGGGCGGTAGCCGCCTCCGACGAGGCAATCATAGTAACGACGCCGCATATATCGTCAATA
The Clostridiales bacterium genome window above contains:
- a CDS encoding orotate phosphoribosyltransferase; translated protein: MISREKVLSIFESSGGILKGHFLLTSGRHSDQYMQCAKLFVNPAHSEKLCSELAKKFRSLHIDVVASPAIGGIIMGYEVARYLKCKNVFTERVNGKMELRRGFAIPKETKVLVTEDVVTTGGSVKEVIELVKDLGGEVVGVGAIVDRSGGKVDFGVKFESLISLDIPSYEPDQCPICEQGIPLIKPGSRGNN
- the minD gene encoding septum site-determining protein MinD, encoding MARKIVICSGKGGVGKTAVCANLGMSLAKMGLRTVLIDTDIGLNNLDVAMGIENKIVYDIIDVIENRCRVKQALIPDTMYDNLCTLASHGQAAKKVTGANIKYIVNCLAESFDYILLDCPAGIEVGFHRAVAASDEAIIVTTPHISSIRDADKVISILNNYMIGSMSLIINRVRGDLILNYEMLDIDNIIELLGVMPLGVVPESDDISAYTSMGARLKSGSEAQKAFDILAHNLHYGTKKMYDCTSKFKGVLGKIKRNLKRMG